A genomic segment from Agelaius phoeniceus isolate bAgePho1 chromosome 2, bAgePho1.hap1, whole genome shotgun sequence encodes:
- the HMGB1 gene encoding high mobility group protein B1, translated as MGKGDPKKPRGKMSSYAFFVQTCREEHKKKHPDASVNFSEFSKKCSERWKTMSSKEKGKFEDMAKADKLRYEKEMKNYVPPKGETKKKFKDPNAPKRPPSAFFLFCSEFRPKIKGEHPGLSIGDVAKKLGEMWNNTAADDKQPYEKKAAKLKEKYEKDIAAYRAKGKVDGGKKVVAKAEKSKKKKEEEEDEDEDEEDEDDEEEEEEEDEDDDDDE; from the exons atgGGTAAAGGTGATCCTAAGAAGCCGAGAGGTAAAATGTCTTCATACGCCTTCTTTGTGCAAACCTGTCGGGAGGAGCACAAGAAGAAACATCCAGATGCGTCAGTGAACTTCTCAGAGTTCTCAAAAAAATGCTCAGAACGATGGAAG ACTATGTCTTCTAAGGAGAAAGGGAAGTTTGAAGATATGGCAAAGGCTGACAAGCTTCGTTAcgaaaaagaaatgaaaaactaTGTACCACCTAAGggggaaacaaaaaagaagttCAAGGATCCAAATGCACCGAAGAGGCCTCC ttcggcttttttcttgttttgctctGAGTTTCGTCCAAAAATCAAAGGAGAACATCCTGGTCTGTCCATTGGAGATGTTGCGAAGAAACTGGGAGAGATGTGGAACAACACCGCTGCAGACGATAAACAGCCTTACGAAAAGAAGGCTGCTAAGCTGAAGGAGAAATATGAAAAG GATATCGCTGCATACCGGGCCAAAGGGAAGGTTGATGGAGGCAAGAAAGTAGTTGCCAAGGCTGAGAAgagcaagaagaagaaggaagaggaggaggatgaggacgAAGATGAagaggatgaagatgatgaagaggaggaagaagaggaggatgaagatgatgatgatgatgaataA